The window aaatttaaacagcAATTTTGAACTACACAATCTATTCTGAATCttagtatttttaaacttaAGCCTGGGTTCTGGTTTTGATGATCACAAGTTAACTTCCAGGGATAACTACAAACTAAGAACAAAAACACATGTTCATGGTGAGAAGGacaaatacatcattttttcaaagcacacatttgcatgcattttctCATTGAGGGACTCAGCATTTATGTTCAAGAATGTTTTTATCTACACAGAAGTGCTACAATTAAAGTCCATTTTTGCAATGTTGCTGTAAATTTTTAGAAAGAAGCCCAAGAAAGCTTTGTTCCACTGTCTAATTTAGAAACTTATTTAGTAGCACACCAACACTGTCAAAATAGTTTCTGGAAGACTCTCAGCTGGATCAGCAGTTTTTGTCGCAGCAGCACACGCACACCCCAGATGTGCCGAGCGTGGTATCAGTACACCAACTCCACAACCAACAGTTTAATCACACAGGCTCTATTGCTTACCTCCATTACCAACTGATGAGCTCTGGAAACCAACGTAAGGCCGTTAGCATGGTTAAAGGTTTCTGAAATATCCTGTCCAAATGTATAACCTGCGCCTCGAGGAGAAATTCCCCAGCCACCACGATCATCTGGATCTGACCATAGCAAGTCACACATTGGACCCTGTAAGATATTTGGAAGGTATTTCAcaaaccaaggaaaaaaaaccctacacacacacacctgcaCAACTTTCTGCAGCATTGCTTTAgaacttggaaaagaaaatataacaaacCTCACGTATCAACTGCAAAAGTTAGTGCAGTTTAAACTTGAAATGCTATCAATAAGTTAATCTGAATGAAGAATCTTCATAGAAATAGTTCCTACCTCTGAGATCATTTAGTGGTACCTGCTGATATGCTATGTAAACTGTTTCTTACCTTAGGTAAGAACATGCTGCTCAATTTCCCTTCAGAAAGCAGGTACAAGACAATAGGTGCTTTCAAACTGCTACATTGCTTTGAACcttattttctgtctgtgcatATATTCAAACATTCAACACATGGTGAATCATGAACCCCACCATGAGTTTAGGGAATTAATTTTCAGTACCTCATGGGGAACTTCCTGCAAGCGATCAAGTGCTCTGATGTGATCCAGTGTATCTATCGATGGAGAGAGGCCACCGTGTagacagaaaatctgaaagagTTAGATGtgagatttatttcatttgcttatATTAATTTCAGTGCAACTATAATTGCCTagtataaaataccaggaaaaatCTGCAAGAGATTACTTGAAAGCCGAGAGCTGACAGAATACAGTGTTAAGAGCTCCTTTCACAGCCAGTAACATTTAACTTCATCAAATTTAAACATACCTGGCCATCCACCAAGGCAGTTAGAGGAAGGTAATCAAAAAGGTCTGTAAAGTACTTCCAAACATTtgcatttccatattttcttaaacattCATCATAGAAACCATATACTTGTGTGATTTGCCTGCTTTCATGGTTCCCTCGGAGAATTGTGATACGTTCACGGTAACGGACCTATAAACGTAATAGACATATTTTAGAGGCACATCTtccaaaaaaacagaatttgccTTCCCCCATCCCATGATATGCCaataaaacaataagaaaaaaaaccttaaagaTTAAATTACAATCTTAGTGTGAAAAAGGACTAATTAAGCCAGATCTTCAGCTGACAGATACTTTGAGATTAATTACAAGCTTTATCCACTGTTACTAGTGGACTTCACTTCACTGCACTTGTGCATTAAGCTGGTATCTCTAAGCACATACTTAAATATTGCTACTTAGACAATTCGCAAAAAGGCAGCACTCACTTTAGAAACAGCTATACAGCCTTGCACCTGAACattatgtttttcagaaatatccTTGAAAACTAGTATAGgcaacatttcagttttcacaCCTAAAAACCTATGTTGCATAATCACAACAGATATTGGGTGCAGTCAGGATAGGGATCACACATGCTCCACACAGACCTgtacagctgagaaaaaaagttaCCTTAAGAGCTACGAGCAATGTGACTGTTTCCACTGAATAATAGCCTCTGTCAACATAGTCCCCCATAAACAAATAATTTGTGTCTGGTGATTTGCCTCCAATTCTGAAGAGTTCCATGAGGTCGTGAAATTGTCCGTGGACATCTCCACAGACTGTGACCGGACATCGCACTTCTTGGACATTAGATTCTTTTGTCAAAATTTCTTTAGCctatgaaacaaacaaaaaaaagaagagaaactgtGAGATGAATTGTCCATGAACAGTCTTTTTATTCAAAGCACGCTCTACTTGCAACACTACTACCCACCCTCTTTATGAGCTCACCTTTTCCTAGTCTGAAGTGTTTGGGATAAGAGCTTATCTTTACTTAGAAGAATATTTGGCTTTAcgaaacaattttgttttctcccctctcccagcatCAATTAGGTATTTCAGTTAGTTTCCAGCTTAAAAAAACTCACACTTTCTGTACAAGTGGTTCCATGAAGCACAACTGACTTTAGACCAATAATCTCCATTGCTGGAATTGACGTGTGCAATATTTGGAAAAGATAAGTCTACAATCATGCCAATGTCTAATTTCCAGCCCTTCAAAAGCCTGAACTCAGACATAGCTGAATCTGAGACTCCCCCAGGGAGGTGGACACGGCCAGCCGAAGCTCCAGGAGGGTTTCTGCTTCAGAGATGACCGTCTGCCACCCACGTACGCCTAGCTTTGAACAGCAGATCACCTGCACCCAGAACAACTTGTAAGTGTGCACGAGTGTGCCCTTTATAAACCAAAGAGAAACagtttttgttctcttcattttttccacaaaattgtGTGCACAGAAGTTGCTGACAAAGGCAATTCACGTGAAGAAGCACAAGCCAGAGACAGCATCAAAAAGGTGATTTGGAAATAACACAAGAACACTTCAGTTGTATCACCCATCGCGCTGCCAGTTGTTAGAGCTTTTCCTCAGAACACATGCCACACTAATTTTCTAAATCAAGATggtattagaaataaaaatagtaacagGTTTACTTGTCACCAATTACCAAGCCCTCTATGCCTTCCAAGCACCAATGTTGCTATTCAAAAAGGATccgttttgttttttacaaggGGGAAATGCCTGCTAAGCAAAGAAGTATTTTAAGACATTGTAGAAAAAATATCCTCGTTTGAAGAACACGAGATTTTGAAGGGTAGGAGAGAAACATCTGAAGTTTAAATCTAAACTGGAGATTAAATATTGGGTGCTGACATGAACCAGACCCGTAAGGAACACGCTGCTGCGTCCAACTTTCCACTCTAGTCATGAAGCCACCAGCTGGACAGTGACTGACACCCCCAAAAATGGGCTCAGCGCTGCCGGGTATTACCCAGGCTAACCACCAGGGTAACCATTTCAGACACAAAAAGCGCCCACAACACGTGATGGACACGCAGGAAGATTTCATTCAACGCtgggaagaaatgcaaaatgcaatCACGGTTAAAGCGCCCTGCACAACAATGAGCTTTAGCTATTAAAGCATGAGTAACCGAGTTAAATCACTCTGCAGACATATTTACACCAAAAGTCAATCTCATATGACAGTTTCCACTCATGCTGTGCCTAGTACTAAAGATAGGTCACTGCTGGCTTGTGGCAGATGCTAAAAGTgtagatttattttaagatagTCTGACTTAAGTTCATTTTAATGCAGTGACACTCACCGGATGTTTTGAAGGTGTTTTAACAGCCTGAGCCTCCCTAATACACTATTAGGCTCAGAAGCATTAGCTATCGTAATTCTCCTTTTGACAGAG is drawn from Anser cygnoides isolate HZ-2024a breed goose chromosome 14, Taihu_goose_T2T_genome, whole genome shotgun sequence and contains these coding sequences:
- the PPP2CA gene encoding serine/threonine-protein phosphatase 2A catalytic subunit alpha isoform, with protein sequence MEEKVFTKELDQWVEQLNECKQLSEGQVKSLCEKAKEILTKESNVQEVRCPVTVCGDVHGQFHDLMELFRIGGKSPDTNYLFMGDYVDRGYYSVETVTLLVALKVRYRERITILRGNHESRQITQVYGFYDECLRKYGNANVWKYFTDLFDYLPLTALVDGQIFCLHGGLSPSIDTLDHIRALDRLQEVPHEGPMCDLLWSDPDDRGGWGISPRGAGYTFGQDISETFNHANGLTLVSRAHQLVMEGYNWCHDRNVVTIFSAPNYCYRCGNQAAIMELDDTLKYSFLQFDPAPRRGEPHVTRRTPDYFL